One stretch of Acidimicrobiales bacterium DNA includes these proteins:
- the folE gene encoding GTP cyclohydrolase I FolE, with protein MSDAAGPVPARRPVDGPRIERAVREILEAIGEDPGRDGLRATPGRVADMYAEIFSGIGSHPADVLDVTFEEGHDEMVMVLDIPLYSVCEHHLVPFVGKAHVAYIPNADGRITGLSKLARLVDAFARRPQVQERLTTQIADTVEQVLQPRGVLVSLQAEHLCMSMRGVNKPGTLTVTQAVRGLFRSDPRTRAEAMAFIHGR; from the coding sequence GTGAGCGACGCGGCCGGCCCCGTCCCGGCCCGCCGCCCGGTGGACGGGCCGCGCATCGAGCGGGCCGTCCGGGAGATCCTGGAGGCCATCGGCGAGGACCCCGGCCGGGACGGGCTGCGGGCCACGCCAGGGCGGGTGGCCGACATGTACGCCGAGATCTTCAGCGGCATCGGCTCGCACCCGGCGGACGTGCTGGACGTCACCTTCGAGGAGGGCCACGACGAGATGGTGATGGTGCTCGACATCCCGCTCTACAGCGTGTGCGAGCACCACCTCGTGCCCTTCGTCGGCAAGGCCCACGTGGCCTACATCCCGAATGCCGACGGGCGCATCACCGGCCTGTCCAAGCTGGCCCGCCTGGTGGACGCGTTCGCCCGCCGGCCCCAGGTCCAGGAGCGGCTCACCACCCAGATCGCCGACACCGTCGAGCAGGTGCTCCAGCCCCGGGGCGTGCTCGTCTCCCTCCAGGCCGAGCACCTGTGCATGTCCATGCGGGGCGTCAACAAGCCGGGGACGCTCACCGTCACCCAGGCGGTCCGCGGGCTGTTCCGCAGCGACCCCCGCACCCGCGCCGAGGCCATGGCCTTCATCCACGGCCGGTGA
- a CDS encoding FAD-dependent oxidoreductase, which produces MGRRHDLVIVGMGSGGMVAAEFAATLGLRVAVAERGRVGGDCLWTGCVPSKALLSSAKVALLLRKADRWGLPSYEPEIDTARVWERIRFVQEAIATTDDDPDRFRAAGVEIVPGTARLVGPHTVEVDGRELRTRFVLLCTGSRPAVPPVPGLAEAGFLTSENVFELERAPRRLVAIGGGPIAVELAQGLTRLGTAVTVLQRGPRVLARDEPELVEILTRRLIDEGVDLRLGVDVLAVAVEDGTKVVTGTEGGQPARWEADELLVSVGRRPNVEGLGLEKVGVHVGPKGIEVDDRMRTSVPSVYAAGDVAGRHLFTHSAAHEALRAVRDMFFPGRGTVSDLVPWCTFTDPELASAGLTEAQARERHGDGVKVWRLDLAHSDRARADGEAEGRLIAVCGPRGRLLGAHVLAPRAGEMIHEPALLIRTGGKLTDLSKLIHVYPTLSTSLGQLAAEATFAAALRLRWVTRLARLRPFGR; this is translated from the coding sequence ATGGGCCGCCGTCACGACCTCGTCATCGTCGGCATGGGGTCGGGCGGCATGGTGGCGGCCGAGTTCGCCGCCACCCTGGGGCTGCGGGTGGCGGTGGCCGAGCGGGGCCGGGTCGGCGGCGACTGCCTGTGGACGGGCTGCGTCCCCTCCAAGGCCCTGCTGTCGTCGGCCAAGGTCGCCCTGCTGCTCCGCAAGGCCGACCGGTGGGGGCTGCCGTCCTACGAGCCGGAGATCGACACGGCCCGGGTGTGGGAGCGCATCCGGTTCGTCCAGGAGGCCATCGCCACCACCGACGACGACCCCGACCGCTTCCGGGCCGCCGGCGTGGAGATCGTCCCCGGCACGGCCCGCCTGGTCGGCCCGCACACGGTGGAGGTGGACGGGCGGGAGCTGCGCACCCGGTTCGTGCTGCTGTGCACGGGCAGCCGGCCGGCCGTCCCGCCCGTCCCCGGTCTGGCCGAGGCCGGGTTCCTCACCAGCGAGAACGTGTTCGAGCTGGAGCGGGCGCCGCGGCGGCTCGTCGCCATCGGCGGCGGGCCCATCGCCGTCGAGCTGGCTCAGGGGCTCACCCGCCTCGGCACGGCCGTGACCGTCCTCCAGCGGGGGCCGCGGGTCCTGGCCCGGGACGAGCCCGAGCTGGTCGAGATCCTCACCCGGCGCCTCATCGACGAGGGCGTCGACCTGCGCCTCGGGGTGGACGTCCTCGCCGTCGCCGTCGAGGACGGGACCAAGGTGGTCACCGGCACCGAGGGCGGGCAGCCGGCGCGGTGGGAGGCCGACGAGCTGCTCGTCTCCGTCGGCCGGCGGCCCAACGTGGAGGGCCTGGGCCTGGAGAAGGTGGGGGTCCACGTCGGGCCCAAGGGGATCGAGGTGGACGACCGGATGCGCACGAGCGTCCCGTCCGTCTACGCCGCGGGCGACGTGGCCGGCCGCCACCTGTTCACCCACTCGGCCGCCCACGAGGCCCTGAGGGCGGTGCGGGACATGTTCTTCCCGGGCCGCGGCACGGTGAGCGACCTGGTGCCGTGGTGCACCTTCACCGACCCCGAGCTGGCGTCGGCCGGCCTCACCGAGGCCCAGGCCCGGGAGCGCCACGGCGACGGGGTGAAGGTCTGGCGCCTGGACCTGGCCCACTCCGACCGGGCCCGGGCCGACGGGGAGGCGGAGGGCCGCCTGATCGCCGTGTGCGGGCCCAGGGGCCGGTTGCTGGGCGCCCACGTCCTGGCCCCGCGGGCGGGCGAGATGATCCACGAGCCCGCCCTTCTCATCCGCACCGGCGGGAAGCTGACCGACCTGTCGAAGCTGATCCACGTCTACCCGACCCTGTCGACGTCGCTCGGGCAGCTGGCCGCCGAGGCGACGTTCGCCGCCGCCCTCCGCCTCCGCTGGGTGACGCGATTGGCCCGCCTCCGCCCGTTCGGGCGCTGA